Proteins encoded together in one Neobacillus sp. FSL H8-0543 window:
- the codY gene encoding GTP-sensing pleiotropic transcriptional regulator CodY has product MDLLTKTRRINVLLQKAAGKPVNFKEMSETLSEVIEANVFVLSRRGKLLGFAINQQIENDRMKKMLEDRQFPEEYINGLFSIRETSSNIDVESSYTAFPVENKDLFREGLTTIVPIIGGGERLGTLILARIQEKFHDDDLILAEYGATVVGMEILREKSEEIEEEARSKAVVQMAISSLSYSELEAIEHIFEELNGHEGLLVASKIADRVGITRSVIVNALRKLESAGVIESRSLGMKGTYIKVLNNKFLLELEKLKSN; this is encoded by the coding sequence AAAGAGATGTCAGAGACTTTAAGCGAAGTAATTGAGGCGAATGTATTTGTTCTAAGTCGTCGCGGAAAACTTTTAGGTTTTGCTATCAACCAGCAGATTGAAAATGACCGTATGAAGAAAATGTTAGAGGACAGACAATTTCCTGAAGAGTATATTAATGGCTTATTCAGTATTCGTGAGACCTCGTCTAATATTGATGTAGAAAGTTCATATACCGCTTTTCCGGTAGAGAATAAAGATTTATTCCGTGAAGGCTTAACTACAATTGTTCCGATCATTGGCGGAGGAGAACGCCTAGGAACATTAATCCTTGCAAGAATACAAGAAAAATTCCACGATGATGACTTAATTCTTGCTGAATATGGCGCGACAGTAGTTGGCATGGAAATTTTACGTGAAAAATCAGAAGAAATTGAAGAAGAAGCAAGAAGTAAGGCGGTTGTTCAAATGGCGATTAGTTCATTGTCATACAGTGAACTTGAAGCAATTGAACACATCTTTGAAGAATTAAATGGACATGAAGGCTTACTAGTTGCATCAAAAATTGCTGACCGTGTGGGTATCACGCGTTCCGTCATTGTAAATGCTTTAAGGAAGTTGGAAAGTGCTGGAGTAATTGAATCCCGTTCTCTTGGAATGAAAGGCACTTACATTAAAGTATTAAATAACAAATTTCTTCTTGAACTTGAGAAATTAAAGTCAAACTAA